In Acidobacteriota bacterium, the DNA window AGGTGATGCAGATCGCCGAGCTTCGTCTGACCCCGCTCACCGTCTCCAGAGACGGCAATCAGGCCACGGACGCCCGCATCCTGAGCTGGCTCTTTGCCGTTGCCGGACTGGTATTCGTCGTGGCGTGCGCCAACGTGATGAGTCTGCTGTTGGCCCGAGGGGCATCGCGCCGCCGGGAAGTGGGCGTGAGGCTGGCGCTTGGAGCGTCCCGATACGCCGTCGTGAGACAGTTCCTGATTGAGGCCGGCCTGCTCGCCGCGCTTGGCACGGTGGGGGGCTTGGGTCTGGCGGCCCTGCTTGGTGAAACCGCGCGCGTGATGCTGTTCGAATCGGTGGAATGGACCAGCGCCCCGGTGAATGCCCGCATCATCCTCGGCAGCGCGCTCATCGCCGTCGTTGCCACAATCCTCACAGGACTTGTGCCCGCGCTCAGCTCCAGTCGTGTGCAAGTGGCGCCGGCCCTGCGGGGCACGGTCCGCGATGGCGGCATGCGGCGAAGCCGATTCCGCGGCGCGCTCACCATCGTGCAGGCGGCAATTTCAGTGGTGCTGCTTGTGGGCGCCGGACTCTTCGTCCGCAGCTTGTGGAACGCGAGCACGCTCGACCTGGGCGTCGACCCCGACCAGGTCGTCGTGGCGGAGGTGTCGCGGAGCCGGCTCACCGGACCGGCCGAGAGCCCTGCGCGCGCCGCAGAACAGGCCCGGCGCCGAGTGATGCTGCGGCAGTCACTCGATGCCGTTCGGTCGATTCCAGGAGTGGATCACGCCAGCGTGGCCGTGGGCATGCCATTCGGTTTTGCGTTCAACGTGGACGTCGCTCTCCCGGGAAGCGGGCCCATCTCGCCAAACGGGACGAGCATCAGTGCCGTGACGGATGCGTACTTCGACACGGTAGGCACGGCTATCGTCGAAGGGCGAGCCTTTTCACGCGAAGACCGGGAAGGCAGCGCGCCCGTGGCGATTGTGAGCGCTCACCTTGCGCGGCAGCTCTGGCCGAACGGTTCAGCCCTCGGCAATTGTCTCATCGTCGGTGACGCGGCCAGGCCCTGCGCGAGCGTGGTGGGAGTGGCCGCCGATACACATCGTGAACGACTACGGGAAGCCGCCACACCGCATGTGTATCTGCCGGCGGGACAGGAATCCGGGTTCGGCGGTGATGTGCTGTTGGTGCGCGCTGAGCGTGGACTCGATGACGTGGCGAATGCCGTGCGGCGCCGGCTGGCGGACCTGGACAGCACGATCACACTGGTGCGCACTGAAACCCTGCGTGAGCGAATTGATCCCCAGCTGCGATCGTGGCGCCTGGGCGCGTCGGTGTTTGTGTTTGCCGGCATCCTCGCGCTGCTGGTGGCTTCGGCAGGTCTTTATAGCGTCCTGACGTACCTCGTGGCGGCCCGGCGGCACGAGATAGGCGTGCGCCTGGCCCTCGGGGCCTCGGCCGGACATGTCAGCGGCGTCGTGTTTCGGACAAGCCTCGTGCTGGCCCTGATAGGCATCGCAGCGGGAGTGGGAGTGGCTGCGGCGGTGGCTCCCCGCCTTGAGCCGCTGCTATTCGATGTTGCGCCACGGGACCCGCTTGTCTTCATTGCAGTCGCGGGCCTGCTCACGCTGGTGGCCATTGCCACGAGCCTGACGCCGGCCATTCGGGCATCGCGTGTGGACCCGCTAGAGATCCTGCGATCAGACTCGTGACGGGGCCTCGAGGTCCGGCGGACATGCCGGGTCTGAAGACCCGGCCTCCGAAAACCGGATATGCCTTTCTTCGGAGGCCGGGTCTTCAGACCCGGCGGCCTCCGACGTTCACAGGTCGTCTTGCTGCGCGAGAGTGCTGGCGATCGACACCGTCCGATAGATCGCGGTGCCGATGGAACCGACGGCGATCAGGGTGACGGCGGCGGTGAGCACAGTGCCGTCGGGCCAACCCCAACGGGTCGCGACCGCCGAATCGGCGAGGGCCCCCAGGGCGAGCAGGACAAGACGTTCGGCGCGTTGCATAACGCCGCCAGTGCCACTGACGCCCACGGCTTCGCCACGCGCGCGCGTGTAGCTGACGAGCAGCGATCCGCTGATGGCCAGCACGGAGATCGCAGCGCCCCACGGGGTGGTCGACAGATACCAGGTCACGCCCACAAACGAAAACGCCTCGGCGAACCGGTCGAGTGTGGAGTCCATGAACGCGCCATAACGACTGGCCATGCCACGGGCCCGCGCAATGCGACCGTCGAATACGTCCGCCACGCCGCCAAACAGGATCGCCCAACCCGCAAGCGACAAGGCCCCCTGGGCAAACGCGGCACCCGCACCGATGCCGAACGCCACGCCCAGGTAGTTGAAGACGTCGGGTGAAACTTTGGCGCGAACCATCACGCGCTCGATGGGGCCAATCACCCACATCAGCCAATCGCGGACCCAGAACCCGAGCAGAGCCGTGGACGATCGGCGCGCCACGTCGGGGTCCCGCGGACGATTCCGGGAGACAACCGCAAACACCGGCATCGTGGCGACCACGACGACGAGCAGCGTCAACGCAAGGGTATCAATCAGAGTCACGTGGCCTTTGTCGCTGAGGACGATCGCGCAGATAACGGAAGACCCGCGGCCACAGGAAAATGAGCGGCCATCGTTGCTCGCGGGAAGTCAGGACCATCTTTGTGCCGCCACTCCGTTCAATCTTGCGCACAATGTAGTCCAGCCAACCCTCGTAGAGTATGACGTGTTTGAGCAGGCGCACTGTGGCGCGGACCTTGCTCAGGCGAAAGTACCATCCCACGCGCAGGCGATCGATCGCCGAGGCGCGGTCCTGCTGCCGATAGATGGTCGAGGTCTGCGTGGCCTGCGTCGCGGATCCGCGCGTCAGCGCGCCCTGTGCCACCAGGTGGTCGAGCAGCGGCGTGTAGATGGCGCACAGGACGTCACGCTGAGCAGCCACCAGAGTGCGGGCGTGATCACCCAGACTCCGGCCGAATCTCACCCGCCAGTGAGCGCGAGAGCGCTGCCTGGAGAAACTCATCCACGGTGAACGTCTCGGGCAGCGACGGCCGGCTCCAGGTGTAGGTGGCCGCACGGCCTTCGGCAATGGCGTCGCCGATCGCCCTCGCACTCGCAGCATCCCGCGTCCACGTCAGCAAAACGAATTGAAACAGGCGCCCCAGAACAAAATGGTCGCGACGACGGGGTGAGCAGGCGCGGCGGAAGTCGGCGAGGGAAATGACACAACACTTGGCGCGCCGTTGCTGGGCGGGCTCGCCGGCTTCCCCGGCGCGATCGGCCACCGCAAGGATGTTGGGCGCGAGCACATGGGCCAGAGCGGTCGCCACCCTAGGTGAATACGACGTACCCGACAGTGGCCGAGAGCGATCGATAGGCGTCGCCATAGCGGTCAACAACAACGAAAAAGTCGAAGGCGCTGTCGGCCCGCGGCTTGCGCCCTTGCGCGCGGGATCCGTAGTGGATGATGCCCACACAGGAAGGCCCGAACACCTGGGCCAGAAAGGCGGAAAGGGCCTGAGCGTCGGCCTCGACCGCATGATCCAGGCCCCAGCCGAGCGCGGCCGCCAGATCCCGGGAGGGCGGGGTTTCAGACGGCATTGTGAAAGGGCCGGCCGGCGCGCATGTCGTCGAGCGTCTCAATCATTCGATTGCGCAGCGACGCCACAAAATCGGGAATCTCGGATTCCTCCGCCGGCGGCTGGAACGGCCCGATGATCCGCACGCGAATGCGCGTGCCGGCCGCTTTGGTGAAGGTGTCGGCCACGGTGCGAATGTGCCACATGCCGTCACCCACGATGCAATAGACGGGCAGTGGCGCATGCGTGAGGACGAGGCGAAGGCCGCGGATCATGAAGGGGAGAATCGAACCGTCCTTGCTTCGATGGCCCTCGGGGAAGATGAAAAACGAGGCCTCGCCGCGTTTGCAGCGGTCGGCGGCTTCGGCAATCGCATCGAGGTCGGCCCTGAGGCTCTGGCGTGTCTGGGCGATCAGGGGAAACCGGGCCATCCGGATGAAGGGCGAGACGCCCGGGAGGCCCCAGGCGTAGCGGCTCCGGGTGGGAATCAGCATCAGGTAGCCCGTGTTGACCTTGTAGGCGATGAGGGCGTCGAGCACCGACTGGTGGTTCATGATCACCACCCGGTTTTCCGGGCCGATGGCGCCATCAATGGAGATGCGGACCCCGGCGATGATTCGGAGCAGCACCAGAGGCGCGGCGGCCTGAAAGCGGCTCCAGGGGACGAGAAAACGCGCGGACTGGACTGGAAATACCCACGCCAGAGGAATTAGGATAAACCTTTGCACAAATCCCATGAAGAGAACGAGATACGCCAAATAGACCAGTACAAAGACCGCGCTCCTCGTCACACGCCACGCCGCGCGTGCCACACTGAGTAGCCGGGATTCGTTCAGGGTCGTTCGGAGAAGAGACATGGCAAACCAATCGGGCGCGGAAAGCGAGACAGCGGACCAACGAGGTGGCGACACCCCGCAGGCCGTGGCGACGACAGAAACGACTACAGCAATTTTACTATTCATCCAGCGACGACTTGTTCGCCATTTTGGCCCCTACGACGACTGGTGGTACGGCAGCGCACGCAACAGCGGCTATTACCTGTTCTCGCAGCCGATGTCGACGCCCCCTGGCCCCCGCATCAATCTCGAAGAGCAGCTGCACCACGAGACGCTCAAGCTGTTCAACCTGGCATCGTACAACTACCTCGGCTTGTCCACCCACCCCGAAGTCATCGCGGCCGCCCACGCGGCGCTGGACAAGTACGGGCTGGGCGCGGCAGGCTCGCCGATTCTCAGTGGCACGATGGACGTCCACCTGACCCTTGAGAAAGAGCTGGCAGCCTTCAAGCACAAGGAAGCCGCGATGGTCTTCCCGACCGGTTACAGCACAAACGTCGGCCTCCTGTCGGCGCTCATGCGGCCCGGTGACTGGGTGATTCTGGATCAGAACGTCCACGCGAGTATTGTGGACGGCGCGATCCTCGCCAAGGCGCAGGTGAAGTTCTTCCGGCACAACCAGCCGGCCGACCTCGGAGAAGAAGCTGAAGGGCACCACCGGCAAACGCCTGGTCGTGGTGGAGGGCGTGTATTCGATGGACGGCGACATCGCCCGCCTTCCGGAAATGGTGGAGATCTCCAAACGCGCGGGTGCACGCATCCTG includes these proteins:
- a CDS encoding CDP-alcohol phosphatidyltransferase family protein; the protein is MTLIDTLALTLLVVVVATMPVFAVVSRNRPRDPDVARRSSTALLGFWVRDWLMWVIGPIERVMVRAKVSPDVFNYLGVAFGIGAGAAFAQGALSLAGWAILFGGVADVFDGRIARARGMASRYGAFMDSTLDRFAEAFSFVGVTWYLSTTPWGAAISVLAISGSLLVSYTRARGEAVGVSGTGGVMQRAERLVLLALGALADSAVATRWGWPDGTVLTAAVTLIAVGSIGTAIYRTVSIASTLAQQDDL
- a CDS encoding aminotransferase class I/II-fold pyridoxal phosphate-dependent enzyme, which produces MANQSGAESETADQRGGDTPQAVATTETTTAILLFIQRRLVRHFGPYDDWWYGSARNSGYYLFSQPMSTPPGPRINLEEQLHHETLKLFNLASYNYLGLSTHPEVIAAAHAALDKYGLGAAGSPILSGTMDVHLTLEKELAAFKHKEAAMVFPTGYSTNVGLLSALMRPGDWVILDQNVHASIVDGAILAKAQVKFFRHNQPADLGEEAEGHHRQTPGRGGGRVFDGRRHRPPSGNGGDLQTRGCTHPDRRSALKLRLRCGRPRRGGTLRPRG
- a CDS encoding 1-acyl-sn-glycerol-3-phosphate acyltransferase, translated to MSLLRTTLNESRLLSVARAAWRVTRSAVFVLVYLAYLVLFMGFVQRFILIPLAWVFPVQSARFLVPWSRFQAAAPLVLLRIIAGVRISIDGAIGPENRVVIMNHQSVLDALIAYKVNTGYLMLIPTRSRYAWGLPGVSPFIRMARFPLIAQTRQSLRADLDAIAEAADRCKRGEASFFIFPEGHRSKDGSILPFMIRGLRLVLTHAPLPVYCIVGDGMWHIRTVADTFTKAAGTRIRVRIIGPFQPPAEESEIPDFVASLRNRMIETLDDMRAGRPFHNAV
- a CDS encoding ABC transporter permease → MIPLLYRLLLRFYPREFRDRFGEEFLDTARAMDRGAARRPWRAVRDAVSTAMAVRADLRQERADSLSGRSIRVNNLLTDARFALRGLRREPRFSLFVVATLAVAIGANATLLGLADRLIFRGPEAIAHPAGVMRVQIAAQPPNRPPVATFTMGHVLFAGIRDRAGNGVRATSYALNQATLGRGGSARPLQLGYASPEFFDLLGTTSARGRLLNAGDDNGAAGGGSVVISYPLWQREFGGDAGVVGQSLVIDDVARTVVGVTARGFTGAELGPVDAWLPISIVNARTTPQWATAWNAQWLHTLVRMPKGIGREQVEADLTNVLRSSYTGKSQVMQIAELRLTPLTVSRDGNQATDARILSWLFAVAGLVFVVACANVMSLLLARGASRRREVGVRLALGASRYAVVRQFLIEAGLLAALGTVGGLGLAALLGETARVMLFESVEWTSAPVNARIILGSALIAVVATILTGLVPALSSSRVQVAPALRGTVRDGGMRRSRFRGALTIVQAAISVVLLVGAGLFVRSLWNASTLDLGVDPDQVVVAEVSRSRLTGPAESPARAAEQARRRVMLRQSLDAVRSIPGVDHASVAVGMPFGFAFNVDVALPGSGPISPNGTSISAVTDAYFDTVGTAIVEGRAFSREDREGSAPVAIVSAHLARQLWPNGSALGNCLIVGDAARPCASVVGVAADTHRERLREAATPHVYLPAGQESGFGGDVLLVRAERGLDDVANAVRRRLADLDSTITLVRTETLRERIDPQLRSWRLGASVFVFAGILALLVASAGLYSVLTYLVAARRHEIGVRLALGASAGHVSGVVFRTSLVLALIGIAAGVGVAAAVAPRLEPLLFDVAPRDPLVFIAVAGLLTLVAIATSLTPAIRASRVDPLEILRSDS